One window of the Candidatus Zixiibacteriota bacterium genome contains the following:
- a CDS encoding conserved exported hypothetical protein (Evidence 4 : Unknown function but conserved in other organisms), whose protein sequence is MLRILQRLLVVSIIIVALIIPSMSLAFDGQRKGLNLGGGIGICPASQISYYGRGDIGVSLDLSIGYSFGNQNTFLWSVKGAISHFSEAGSLAHEIDGLNWYHYFKKDTPSIYSIMGFGISIFGNSCWTSAHGAWSIVGLGYEFTRHLAINGFFLSAGPNHGDIHFESANITMSAMIY, encoded by the coding sequence TTAGTCGTTTCCATTATTATAGTTGCACTGATTATACCGTCAATGAGTCTGGCATTCGACGGACAAAGAAAGGGACTAAATCTGGGCGGAGGAATAGGCATCTGCCCGGCCTCCCAAATATCATATTATGGAAGAGGCGATATCGGGGTATCGTTGGATCTATCAATTGGCTATTCTTTCGGCAATCAAAACACTTTCTTGTGGTCGGTCAAAGGGGCCATTTCGCATTTTAGCGAGGCCGGTTCATTGGCTCATGAAATTGATGGTCTGAACTGGTACCATTATTTTAAAAAGGACACACCATCAATCTATAGCATAATGGGATTCGGTATTTCGATTTTCGGCAACTCCTGTTGGACAAGTGCACATGGAGCATGGTCTATTGTGGGTCTTGGGTATGAATTTACAAGACATTTAGCTATAAATGGATTCTTTCTCTCTGCGGGACCAAATCACGGAGACATTCATTTTGAAAGCGCAAATATAACCATGAGTGCAATGATATATTGA
- a CDS encoding conserved exported hypothetical protein (Evidence 4 : Unknown function but conserved in other organisms) has product MRILLIPAGLVLLILLAGPSVRADSTKVETQIIPELTAYRINPHPPVIDGYLNDSIWISPHIEQAHFRLQRDPTEGLPVTESTTVAVAYDDQALYVAFWCYDDEPDKIVRQLVRRDRSSETDRVTVRIDPFHDHQNGNAFEVNASGVQRDCRYYNENNSDMDWDAVWESAVKQQPWGWTAEIKIPYYCLRFGKDDLQTWGIDFIRYITRKNEIDGWAFTPAANGGFVSNFGHLNGLKGVKPSSHMEILPYLVSSELTDPKSPGNPDGREFTKNAGLDLKYGIASNLVLDATFNPDFGQVELDQPVLNLSTYETFFAEKRPFFLEGADLFQTDFTLFYSRRIGRSPQGSIADPEYIYSIISPRATSILGAAKLTGKLFSRTSVALLTTVTQREYEKYAARTNLKLDSTWSGDTLHTTVISADTVTRRGVVEPEANYSVLRIKQELFKNSSVGAIVTVADQKNFRPATTGGIDWRLITNDNNWGAYGQIVFSRVNNPKTGYGIDLTLEKRGGKHIRGAVGLTVKSRDLQLNRLGYTNRADIISHSAWLQYYTIKPWWIFKESYNNLNFYPSWNFDGTNIGLGGNFNTTVVFTNYWSLGGGVEIQGEKYSDLETRGRGLWIWPVRPTLSWWFSLNTDYRKKLGFNWNPGAGSDRGGHWWANYFGATLRPRSNMEFSAGMNFKRYRDILRWVRNTADSSVFAHLNNDEIYLEASANVVLNRDLSIQLSAQGLVSGLDYSGYRYYRGNGDYSLPVNGFNSDYNYSEMNSTLLLRWEYRPGSTLYLVWTRSRPDYDPTVNDMEFSRDIKRLFSGNAHNLFLIKTSYWMNI; this is encoded by the coding sequence ATGAGAATCTTGTTAATTCCAGCCGGTTTAGTTCTGCTTATTCTTTTAGCCGGGCCATCGGTCCGAGCCGATTCCACCAAAGTTGAAACACAAATCATTCCGGAGTTGACGGCCTATCGGATCAATCCCCATCCCCCTGTCATCGACGGGTATCTCAACGACTCTATCTGGATTTCTCCCCATATCGAGCAGGCTCATTTCAGACTTCAGCGCGATCCGACCGAGGGATTGCCGGTTACCGAATCGACCACGGTGGCAGTTGCCTACGACGATCAGGCGCTCTATGTCGCTTTCTGGTGCTATGACGACGAGCCGGATAAGATTGTCAGGCAATTAGTTCGGCGCGACCGGAGTTCCGAAACCGATCGCGTCACGGTCCGCATTGATCCATTTCATGATCATCAGAACGGCAACGCCTTCGAGGTCAATGCCTCCGGTGTTCAACGCGACTGCCGCTATTATAACGAAAACAATTCCGACATGGACTGGGACGCCGTCTGGGAAAGTGCCGTCAAGCAACAGCCCTGGGGATGGACGGCCGAGATAAAAATACCGTATTATTGCCTGCGTTTCGGAAAGGACGATCTGCAAACCTGGGGAATAGATTTTATCCGCTATATCACCCGCAAAAATGAAATCGATGGCTGGGCGTTTACTCCCGCCGCCAACGGAGGATTTGTCTCGAATTTCGGGCACCTGAATGGGCTCAAAGGTGTCAAACCGTCGAGCCATATGGAAATTCTCCCTTATCTGGTCTCCAGTGAACTGACCGACCCCAAGAGTCCCGGCAATCCCGACGGCCGGGAATTCACCAAAAATGCCGGATTGGATCTTAAATATGGCATTGCCAGCAATCTGGTTCTCGATGCCACTTTTAATCCCGATTTCGGTCAGGTGGAACTCGATCAACCGGTGCTCAATCTGTCGACCTACGAGACCTTTTTCGCGGAAAAGCGGCCATTCTTTCTTGAAGGCGCCGATCTATTCCAGACCGATTTTACGCTGTTCTATTCCCGGAGAATCGGGCGCTCCCCTCAAGGCTCGATAGCGGATCCGGAATATATTTATTCGATAATTTCCCCAAGAGCCACTTCCATATTGGGGGCCGCCAAATTGACCGGCAAACTTTTCAGCCGTACTTCCGTCGCCCTGCTGACCACTGTCACTCAAAGGGAGTATGAAAAATACGCCGCTCGGACCAACCTGAAACTTGATTCCACCTGGTCAGGTGATACTTTGCATACCACTGTCATTTCGGCCGATACCGTCACCCGGCGGGGGGTGGTCGAACCGGAGGCCAATTATTCGGTGCTTCGCATCAAGCAGGAATTGTTCAAGAATTCGAGTGTGGGGGCAATCGTGACGGTTGCCGATCAGAAAAATTTCCGTCCGGCGACCACCGGCGGCATCGACTGGCGGCTCATAACCAACGATAATAATTGGGGGGCTTACGGGCAAATCGTTTTCAGCCGGGTCAATAATCCGAAAACCGGATATGGTATCGATCTTACGCTGGAAAAACGGGGCGGAAAACATATTCGCGGCGCGGTCGGGTTGACTGTCAAAAGCCGCGACCTGCAACTTAACCGGCTCGGCTACACCAACCGCGCCGATATAATCAGCCACAGCGCCTGGCTCCAGTATTACACTATCAAGCCGTGGTGGATATTCAAAGAATCATACAATAATCTGAACTTCTACCCCTCGTGGAATTTCGACGGGACCAATATCGGTTTGGGCGGCAATTTCAATACTACCGTTGTCTTTACCAATTATTGGTCGTTGGGTGGGGGGGTGGAAATCCAGGGCGAAAAATATAGTGATCTGGAAACCCGCGGCCGGGGCCTCTGGATCTGGCCGGTTCGTCCCACATTGAGCTGGTGGTTCAGTCTTAATACCGATTATCGAAAGAAACTCGGTTTCAACTGGAATCCGGGCGCCGGCTCGGATCGCGGCGGCCATTGGTGGGCTAATTATTTCGGGGCGACTCTACGCCCTCGGAGCAATATGGAATTTTCGGCCGGTATGAATTTCAAGCGGTACCGTGACATCCTGCGCTGGGTCCGAAATACAGCCGATAGTTCTGTCTTTGCCCACCTTAATAATGATGAGATTTATCTGGAGGCCTCCGCCAATGTGGTTCTCAACCGCGACCTGTCGATTCAGTTATCGGCGCAGGGTCTGGTCTCGGGGCTTGACTATAGCGGCTATCGTTATTATCGGGGAAATGGTGACTATTCACTCCCGGTCAATGGCTTCAATTCCGATTACAATTATTCCGAAATGAATTCCACTTTGCTTCTTCGCTGGGAGTACCGTCCCGGAAGCACCCTCTATCTGGTCTGGACCCGTTCCCGTCCCGACTACGATCCGACCGTGAACGATATGGAATTTTCGCGCGATATCAAGCGCCTCTTTTCCGGAAACGCTCACAATCTCTTTCTTATCAAAACCAGTTACTGGATGAATATATAA